A segment of the Candidatus Aminicenantes bacterium genome:
GCCCAGGCGGGGATCCGTCTGAGACTTCGTTTTTACGGGCGACTTGCGCATACATTCATTGTATCACGGGACGAGGGTATGATATGCTTTATCCATGACGAATAAAAGCGTTTCAGATCCTCAGGTGGTTGCGGTTTGTCGCAATGCCAAACGCGGTCCCAAGCAAGCCGTGAACGAGATCAACCTGGTCCCCGACTTCGGGGTTGAAAATGACGCCCACGCGGGAAGCGGTGAGCGGCAAGTCTCGCTGCTGGCACTGGAAAGCCACCAGCGCTTTCAACCCCATACGCCGGTGCGCCTGCACCCGGGCATATTCGGTGAAAACATCACCACCCGCGGGATCGACTTTGCGCTGCTGCAGGTGAAAGACCGGTTGCGGGTGGGCGAATGCCTGCTGGAGATCACGCGCAAGGGCAAGGAATGCCCGGCGCCGTGCGCGATTTCAC
Coding sequences within it:
- a CDS encoding MOSC domain-containing protein, encoding MTNKSVSDPQVVAVCRNAKRGPKQAVNEINLVPDFGVENDAHAGSGERQVSLLALESHQRFQPHTPVRLHPGIFGENITTRGIDFALLQVKDRLRVGECLLEITRKGKECPAPCAISRHVGECIMPRECVFARVIHGGTLRPGDAIHQEKLKKGVR